The DNA region GAGGAAGATCATCAGCAGGAACATGCCACCGAAGGCGGCGATCGACGGGTGCGCGTCGGTGACCAGTTCCTGGTAGCGGTCGGCGTCGTTGAGCGCGAGGTCGACGGCCTCGATGGGGCCGATCTTGGCACTGATCGCGACGATCACGACGGGGAAGACCAGGCGCATGCCGAAGACGGCGATGAGCACACCGACCGTGAGGAAGATCTTCTGCCAGAAGGCATTCATCTTCTTCAGGATTCCGGCGTTGACCACCGCGTTGTCGAACGAGAGCGAGATCTCGAGGATGCAGAGGATGGCGACGACCCCGAAAGCCTCCCACCCCCCGTAGAGCACCCCGGCCACCAGGCCGAGGGCGGTGATCGCGAACGACCAGCCGAAGGTTTTCAGAATCACTGTCTACCCCATCGTGATATTTACGCGATACTCGCGGCTTTACGAAACGTTGACCCCGAAGTCTAGAGCGATGCCCCGCAGGCCGGACGCGTACCCCTGCCCCACCGCCCGGAACTTCCATTCGCCGTTGTAGCGGTACAGCTCGCCGAAGATCATCGCGGTCTCGCCGGAGGCATCCTCGGAAAGGTCGTACCGGGCGAGTTCCTGCCCGTCGGCCTGGTTCACCACACGGATGAAGGCATTGCTGACCTGGCCGAAGGTCTGGCCGCGATTGTCCGCCTCATGGATGGAGACCGGGAAGATGATCTTGTCGCACTGGACCGGCACCTTGGTGAGGTCGACGATCAGGGACTCGTCGTCGCCCTCGCCCTCGCCGGTCAGGTTGTCACCGGTGTGCTCGACGGAGCCCTCGGGGCTCTTGAGGTTGTTGTAGAACACGAAGTACTCGTCGCCGAGCACCCGCCCCGACTGGCACAGCAGGGCGCTGGCGTCGAGGTCGAAGGGGGCTCCGGTGGTGGAGCGCGCGTCCCAGCCGAGACCCACGAGCACCTGGGTGAGGTTGGGTGCGGCCTTGGAGAGGGAGACATTGCCTCCCTTGGCGAGCGTGACGCCCATGACGATGGTTCCTCCCCTGTCAGGTGTTTCTCTACAGGCACGTCCGGCGCCGCACGAAGTGTGCGGCGCCGGACGATGTCGGGTGCGCGGCTCAGACGTTGACGCCGAAGTCCTGCGCGATGCCGCGCAGGCCGGAGGCGTAGCCCTGGCCGACGGCGCGGAACTTCCACTCGGCACCGTTGCGGTACAGCTCGCCGAAGACCATGGCGGTCTCGGTCGAGGCGTCCTCCGACAGGTCGTAGCGCGCGATCTCGGCGCCGCCGGCCTGGTTCACGACGCGGATGAACGCGTTGCGCACCTGGCCGAAGGACTGCTGGCGGTTTTCGGCGTCGTAGATCGACACCGGGAAGACGATCTTGGCGACATCCGCCGGGACGCCGGCCAGGTTGACCTTGACCTGCTCGTCGTCGCCCTCGCCCTCACCGGTCAGGTTGTCGCCGGTGTGCTCGACGGAGCCGTCCGCGCTCTTCAGGTTGTTGAAGAAGACGAAGTCCTGGTCGTTGCGGACCTTGCCCGCCTCGTTCACCAGGATGGCGCTGGCGTCGAGGTCGAAGTCCGTACCGGTGGTGGTGCGGACGTCCCAGCCCAGACCGACCGTGACGGCGGTCAGGCCCGGGGCCTCCTTGGTCAGCGAGACGTTGCCGCCCTTGCTGAGGCTGACTCCCACGAGTCCCTCCATTGGTTTCAGGGGCAGCGCCCCCAGTCGTGCGTTGTCATCCGATCAACGTGTGGATCCTAGTGACGGGTTCCCCGTCGAAACAGACGTTTCGCCCGAGTGTTGGTCCGGCAGGGCCGTCCGGGGGTCTACGGGGTCCGTCAGAGGGCGGCGAGGGCCTTGGCGTACGCGTCGGCGTCGCGGGCGTCCGGGAGGGCGTTGACGACGGACCAGCGGACGGTGCCGGCCCTGTCGATGACGAAGGTGCCGCGCACCGCGCAGCCCTTGTCCTCGTCGAAGACGCCGTACGCGCGGGAGACCTCGCCGTGCGGCCAGAAGTCGGAGAGCAGCGGGAACTCCAGCTCCTCCTGCTCGCCGAAGACGCGCAGGGTGTGCATGGAGTCGGCGGAGACGGCGAGCAGCTGGGTGTCGTCGTTGACGAACTCGCCGGCCCGCTCGCGCAGGGCGCGCAGCTCGCCGGTGCACACGCCGGTGAAGGCGAAGGGGTAGAAGAACAGCACCACGCGCTTCTCGCCGCGGAAGTCGGAGAGCCGCACGGTGCGGCCGTGGTTGTCCTTCAGCTCGAAGTCGGGGGCCTGTGCGCCGATCTCGATCGCCATCCCGTACGCATCCCTTCGCCGGCGGCCCAGCTTTTGGGCCGAAACGGTGAAACCCACCTTATGGCCGCCGGGTACGAGGACGCGCGGAGCCCCCGCCGGAGGTGCTCCGGCGGGGGCTCCGCGCAGTGTTCGGGGGTGATCAGCGCTTCGGGGTGCCGAGTCGGGTGCCGACCCAGTCCTTGGCGACGCTGATGCTCTTGCTCTGTGTGAGACCAGCGGTCTGCGCGGCATCGTTGATGTCGCTCGGCTCGATGTAGCCGTCGCGGCCCGTCTTCGGGGTCAGCAGCCAGATCTGGCCGCCGTCCTCAAGGAAGCCGATGGCGTCCACCAGGGCGTCGGTCAGGTCACCGTCCTCGTCGCGGAACCACAGCAGCACGGCGTCGGCGACGTCGTCGTAGTCCTCGTCCACGAGTTCCTGGCCGATAAGGGACTCGATGCCTTCACGGAGATCGAAGTCGACGTCGTCGTCGTAGCCGATCTCCTGGACCACCTGTCCGGGCTCGAACCCCAGCCTCGCTGCCGGGTTGGTCCGCTCCTCCGCGTGGTCCGCGGTCGCGCTCACGGCTTGCCTCCTGCTCATGTATCGGAAAATGCCTCACCACGCGCGGGCGCGCGGCGCTGGCCGTAGTCCACACGTGCCGGGGCGGATCGCGCAAGTACCCGGCCGATGAGACCGCCGAAACGGTGACGTTTGGGGCCGTCTCGCCGCAACTTCCGGCGAACACCCGTCGCGCTCCGTGACGAGTCCTGCACGCTTCGTCCCGCAATGTGGGTCTCTGCGGCTTCAGTCTGCCGAACGTATTGCCGGAACGCATGCGCGGGATGGGCGTAAGGTTGCGATTTGACCGGACTGGAACGTCCTTGGTACCCCACGAGGATTACCGCTCGGTAAAGATGACGTTTGCCTTCGGCGGGGTACACGATGAGCATCCTGGCCTCTGCGGGGTCTTCGGTCCCCCTGGGCTCCACCGACCAGCGAAGGAACAGCGTGGCTTCCGCATCCGATCGCAACCCGATCATCATTGGCGGCCTTCCCAGCCAGGTCCCGGATTTCGACCCCGAAGAGACCCGGGAATGGCTGGACTCCCTGGACGCCGCCGTCGACGAGCGGGGCCGGGAGCGGGCCCGCTACCTCATGCTGCGGCTGATCGAGCGGGCCCGCGAGAAGCGGGTCGCCGTGCCGGAGATGCGCAGCACGGACTACGTGAACACCATCGCCACCCGGGACGAGCCCTTCTTCCCGGGCAACGAGGAGATCGAGCGCAAGGTCCTCAACGCCACCCGGTGGAACGCGGCCGTGATGGTCTCGCGCGCCCAGCGCCCGGGGATCGGCGTCGGGGGCCACATCGCGACCTTCGCGTCCTCCGCCTCCCTCTACGACGTGGGCTTCAACCACTTCTTCCGCGGCAAGGACGAGGGCGACGGCGGCGACCAGATCTTCTTCCAGGGGCATGCCTCCCCCGGCATCTACGCCCGCGCCTATCTCCTGGACCGGCTGAACGAGACCCAGCTCGACGCCTTCCGCCAGGAGAAGTCGAAGTTCCCGAACGGTCTGTCGTCCTATCCGCACCCGCGGCTGATGCCGGACTTCTGGGAGTTCCCGACCGTGTCGATGGGCCTCGGCCCGCTCGGCGCGATCTACCAGGCCCGGATGAACCGTTACATGGAGGCGCGCGGCATCGCCGACACCTCCGCGTCGCACGTGTGGGCCTTCCTCGGCGACGGCGAGATGGACGAGCCGGAGTCGCTGGGCCAGCTGACCCTGGCGGCCCGGGAGAACCTCGACAACCTGACCTTCGTCGTCAACTGCAACCTGCAGCGCCTCGACGGCCCGGTGCGCGGCAACGGCAAGGTCATCCAGGAGCTGGAGTCGGTCTTCCGCGGCGCCGGCTGGAACGTCATCAAGCTGATCTGGGACCGCTCCTGGGACCCGCTGCTCGCGCAGGACCGGGACGGCATCCTGGTCAACAGGATGAACACGACGCCGGACGGGCAGTTCCAGACGTACGCGACGGAGACCGGCGCCTACATCCGCGAGCACTTCTTCGGCGACGACCAGCGGCTGCGGGCCATGGTCGAGGGCATGTCCGACGACCAGATCCTGCACCTGGGCCGCGGCGGTCACGACCACAAGAAGATCTTCGCGGCCTTCTCCGCGGCCAAGGCCCACAAGGGCCAGCCGACGGTGATCCTCGCCAAGACCGTCAAGGGCTGGACGCTGGGCCCCAACTTCGAGGGCCGCAACGCCACCCACCAGATGAAGAAGCTGACGGTCGACGACCTGAAGCGGTTCCGCGACCGGCTGCACATCCCGATCACGGACAAGCAGCTGGAGGAGGGCCTGCCGCCCTACTACCACCCGGGCCGGAACTCCGAGGAGATCCAGTACATGCACGACCGCCGCAAGGCGCTCGGCGGGTACGTGCCCACCCGTGTGGTCCGCGCCAAGCCGCTCGTCCTGCCGGACGACAAGGCCTACGCGGCGGTGAAGAAGGGCTCCGGGCAGCAGCAGATCGCCACCACGATGGCCTTCGTACGGCTGCTGAAGGACCTGATGCGGGACAAGGAGATCGGCCGCCGCTTCGTGCTGATCGCGCCGGACGAGTACCGCACCTTCGGCATGGACTCCTTCTTCCCGAGCGCCAAGATCTACAACCCGCTCGGCCAGCAGTACGAGGCGGTGGACCGCGAACTGCTGCTCGCCTACAAGGAGTCGCCGACCGGCCAGATGCTGCACGACGGCATCTCCGAGGCGGGCTGCACCGCCTCGCTGATCGCCGCCGGCTCGGCCTACGCCACGCACGGCGAACCGCTCATCCCGGTGTACGTCTTCTACTCGATGTTCGGTTTCCAGCGCACCGGCGACCAGTTCTGGCAGATGGCCGACCAGCTGGCCCGCGGGTTCGTGCTCGGCGCCACCGCCGGCCGCACCACGCTGACCGGCGAGGGCCTCCAGCACGCCGACGGCCACTCCCACCTCCTCGCCTCCACGAATCCGGGCTGTGTCGCCTACGACCCGGCCTTCGGCTTCGAGATCGCGCACATCGTCAAGGACGGTCTGCGCCGGATGTACGGCCCCGAGTCCGAGGACGTCTTCTACTACCTGACGGTCTACAACGAGCCGATCCAGCACCCGGCCGAGCCGGAGGACGTGGACGTCGAGGGCATCCTCAAGGGCATCCACCTCTACAAGCGCGGCGAGTCCGGCGCGGTCCCGGCGCAGATCATGGCCTCCGGCGTGGGCGTGCCGTGGGCCCTGGAGGCGCAGCGGATCCTCGCCGAGGACTGGAACGTCCGCGCCGACGTCTGGTCCGCCACGTCCTGGAACGAGCTGCGCCGCGAGGCCGTGGCCGTCGAGGAGCACAACATGCTCCACCCGGACGAGGAGCAGCGCGTGCCGTGGGTGACGCGCAAGCTGCAGAACGCCCAGGGCCCGTTCGTGGCGGTCTCCGACTGGATGCGCTCGGTGCCGGACCAGATCTCCCGGTGGGTGCCGGGCCGCTACACCTCGCTCGGCGCGGACGGCTTCGGCTTCGCGGACACCCGCGGCGCGGCCCGCCGCTTCTTCCACATCGACGCCCAGTCGATCGTGCTCGCGGTGCTGACCGAGCTGGCCCGGGACGGCAAGGTGGACCGCTCGGCCCTGAAGCAGGCCGTGGACCGCTACCGGCTCCTCGACGTCGCGTCGGCCGACCCCGGCACCGCGGGCGGCGACGCGTAGCCGGGCAGCAGTCCGAGCGGTGGTCGTACCCGCGCGCGCGGGTGCGTCGTGGCTGGTCGGAGGGTGGCCCGTGCCCCTGAGGGGGTGCGGGCCTGCCTACGATGCCCGGCATGAAGGAACGCTGGGAACGCCACACCCAAACGCCGCTGCTGGTGCTCGCGGTGGCGTTCGGGATCGCCTACGCCGTCCCGATCGTCGCCCCGGACGCCGACGCCTGGGTGCACCAGTGGTGCTCCCATGTGGAGTGGGCGGTGTGGGGCGCGTTCGCCCTGGACTATCTGGTGCGGCTGGCGCTCGCCCCGGACCGGTGGGCCTTCGTGCGCGGGCATCTGCTCGATCTGCTCGCGGTGATACTGCCGATGGTGCAGCCGCTGCGGCTGCTCAGGGTGGTCTCCACGCTCCTCCTGGTGGGCCGGCGGGCCCGGATGGCCCCGCAGATAACGCTCACCACCTATGTGGCGGGCGCCGTGGTCGGACTGATGATGTTCGGCTCGCTGGCCGTGCTGCACGTGGAGCGGAACGCCCCGAACGGCAACATCAAGACCCTGGGCGACGCGGTCTGGTGGTCCTTCACCACGATGACCACGGTCGGCTACGGCGACCACGCCCCGACCACGGGCCTGGGCCGGGTGCTCGCGGTGGGCCTGATGCTGTCCGGGATCGCCCTGCTCGGTGTGGTCACCGCGAACATCGCCGCCTGGTTCATCTCCCGCTTCGACCGGGACGACGAGGCCGACCGCCGGCAGACCGAGCTCCTGGAGGCGCTGACCTCCGAGGTGCGGGCGCTGCGGGCCGAGGTCGCGCGCCTCTCGCCCCCGCAGCCGGCGGACCCGGCCCCGGACCTGAAATCGGCCCCAGACCTGGACGCTCCTGACGTTCCGCTGCCTACCGCTCCCAGATCTTGAAGGCCCGCACCTGGTAGGGCGACTGGGGCACCCACACCCCCTTCCCCGGATAGGTCTCGAACTCCCCGGTCTCCGCGCACTCCGCGGACTGGTACGTCGTGACCGGCCGCCCGGTCCTGTTCGCCAGGGACTGGGCACTGGTCCCGGCCGGCAGGGCGGTGCAGCTCTCGATGTCGACCGCGGTCAGCTCGTGCGCCTGGGCCCTGCCCTTGAAGTCGGCCTTGGGCCACAGGCACAGCTGGCCGGGCCCGCAGGCGCCGAGCGCGGTGCCGGCACGGGTACCGGTGCCGGTGCCGGTGCCGGTGCCGCTCGGTGCGGCCGCCTGGGCCGGGATCGCGAGCAGGGCGGTGAGCAGGACTCCGGCGACGAGCAACGTCTTCGTATACATGCAGGTGAACCCCCGTTTCGTAACTCTCTGTAATCAAGAGCATGGCGGAGGGTCCGCGGACATGGAAGAGGGGCCGCCCCCGTTCACGCGAACGGGTGACGGCCCCCTACGGGAACCCCTAGATGTGGGCCGCTCCCGCGCCCGCCTCCGCGTTCTCACCGCGCTTGGTGAGGGTGGCGACGAGGGCCGCGACGACGGCGACGACACCGGCGACGGTGAAGGCAAGGCCCATGCCGTCCAGGAAGGTGTCATGGATGACCTTGCCGATGGTCTGGACGGCCTCGGGCGTCATGCCCGGCGCCTTGGCCAGCTCCGGCGGCACCATGCCGAACTCGGCGGCCTGCTCCAGGCGCGGATCGGCGGGCCCGGGCAGATGGGCGGCGGTCCAGTTCTCGCCGAACGAGCTCGACACCTTGGAGGACATGACGGCGCCCAGCACCGCCGTACCGAGCGCGCCGCCGACCTGCATCGCGGCCTGCTGCAGACCGCCGGCCACGCCGGAGAGCTCCAGCGGCGCGTTGCCGACGATCACCTCGGTGGCGCCGACCATGACCGGGGCCAGGCCCAGGCCGAGCAGCGCGAACCACAGGGACATCGCGAGCTTCCCCGTACCGGCGTCGAGGGTGAGCATGCCGAACATCGCCACCGCGGTGCAGACCATGCCGCCGACCAGCGGGACCCGCGGACCGAACCTGGTGATCAGCAGGCCGGCCAGCGGCGAGGAGACGATCATCATGCCGGTCAGCGGCAGCAGGGCCACACCGCTGTCGACCGGCTTGAGCCCCTGCACGCCCTGGAGGTAGAAGGTCACGAAGAACAGGCCGCCCATGAAGGCGAAGGCCATCAGGACCATGAGGACCACACCGGCCGACAGCGGCACGGAGCGGAACATCTTCAGCGGGATCAGCGGCTCGCGGACCTTGGTCTCCCAGACCGCGAAGACCACGAAGAGCAGCACGGCGCCGAGCAGGCAGCCCCAGGTCTTGACGTCGCTCCAGCCCCAGGACTCGCCGGCCTTGATGATGCCCCAGATCAGGGCGCCCATCGCGGCGGAGAGCAGCACGATGCCGGGGAGGTCGAAGGAGCGCGGCGCGTTCTCGGCGCGGTGGTCCTTGAGGATCAGCAGGCCGAGGACGAGGGCGAGGACGCCGACCGGCACGTTGATGAAGAAGACGTACTGCCAGTCGGCCTGCTCGACGAGCACACCGCCGAGGATCGGGCCGCCGGCCGTCGAGGCTCCGATGACCATGCCCCAGATGCCGATGGCCATGTTGAGCTTCTCGGCCGGGAAGGTGGCGCGCAGCAGACCGAGCGCGGCCGGCATGAGCAGCGCGCCGAAGAGGCCCTGGAGCACACGGAAGGCGATCACGAGCCCGATCGAGCCCGACAGGCCGATCGCGCCGGAGGCGGCGGCGAAGCCCGCGATGCCGATGACGAAGGTCTGCCGGTGCCCGAAGCGGTCACCGAGCTTGCCGGCGGTGATCAGCGCGACGGCGAGCGCGAGCAGATAGCCGTTGGTGATCCACTGGACCTGCGCCAGGCTGGCGTTCAGGTCCTCCTTGATGGCCGGGTTGGCGATGGCGACGATCGTGCCGTCGAGCGCGACCATCATCACGCCGGCCGCGACGCTGAACAGCGTCAGCCATGGGTGACCGCGCAGTCCCTTCACCGGGGCCCCGTCCGGGGTCCGGCCGCCACCCCCCTGACCCTGCGGGGTCTTTTCCATGGTGATCTGACTAGTCATGCGGGCAGGCTAATGACAGTCACTGACAATTGACAAAGCGATTCACACGACGGTAACTGTCACGTACCTCACAGGTAGCCTGGCCCGGAAGAAGTGGCGGAAAGAGGATCGACACGTGACCACCGCGCCCGGCCTGCGCGAGCGCAAGAAGCAGCGCACCCGCGACGCGCTGATCCGGGCCGCCCTGGAGCTCTTCACCACCCAGGGGTACGAGCGGACCACCGTCGACGAGATCGCCGAAGCCGTCGAGGTCTCCCAGCGCACCTTCTTCCGCTACTTCGCCACCAAGGAGGACGCGGCCCTCGCCGTCCAGCAGATGGTGGAGGAGCGTTACGTCCGCGCGCTCGGCGAACGCCCGCCCGAGGAGGGCCCCTTCGACGCGATGCGCAACGCGGTCCTGGGCGCCTGGGACGCCATCGGCGAGGCGATCGAGGAGGTCGTCCCGGTCGAGCTCTACATCCGCGCCTACCACCTCATCGAGTCCACGCCCGCGCTGTTCGCCGCCCATCTGCGCCGTTCCGCCGAGATCGAGGAGCGGATCGCCCGGCTGATCGCCGAGCGCGAGGGCCTGGACGTGGACGAGGACCCGCGGCCCCGGATCGCCACCGCCGCCTTCGGCGGGGTCATGCGGGTCACCGGCCGCCTCTGGGGACGCGGCGAGGAGGAGACCCTGGAGTCGATCCGCGCCCTGACCGAGCGCTACCTCGACCAGCTCGGCGCCGCCCTCGCCCCGCGCTGGCGCGCCTGAGCCCACACGCGCCTGAGCCCGCCAGCCACCCGCGCCCCGCCCGTACGCCCCTCTCCTACGTACGCCGTACGCCCCAGCCCCACACCCCCCGCACCGCACGCCCCTACCCGTGCGTCGCGTACGCCTCCGCGCACGTACCGTCACCGCACACCCCTCTCCCGCCGTGATCCGCGTCACTCGCGGCACGGGCGCCCTCCGGCGCCCCCTAGGGTGGCGGCCAATGTCTTCCTTCGACTCCTCCCCCACCCTCACCGTCTGGCGGATGCTGCTCGCGCTCGCCGTGGTGTTCGTGCTCCTCGCGACGACCGGGTGGACCACGATCCGGCATCAGCGCACGCCAGGACCGACCCGGGAGGAGGCGCTCGCCGCGTGGACGCACGGCCGGATCGGCGGCCGCGCGCTGCCGGACCCGGCGTCCCCGGCCCGAACGATCGCCGCGTTCTTCGCCGCCGTCGGGCCCGCCCGGGGCGCCGCGCTCGCCGACACCCACCCGCTCGTCGTGGGCAACCTCAACGGCGCGCCCGTCACCCTGCGCTACCGCGCCAACCGGGTCTCGCTGGCCCGGGCGCTCGACGCCGAGCGGGGCAGGGTCGACGACCCGCGGCTCACCGCCGACGGGCGGCACGAGGCGCTGCGCCGGGTGCACCGCTTCACCAGTCTGATGCGGCCCGGCCGGCAGATCCTCGCCTTCGACCCGACGGGTACGGGGCGGACCGCCGAGGTGCTCGGCGACCTGACGCGGGCCCGCCGGGTGTCGGTGATCGTGCCGGGCGTCGACACCAATCTGCTGACCTTCCAGAAGACCGCCCGCCGCTACTCCGCGCCCGCCGGCATGGCCGAATCCCTGTACGCCGCCGAGCGCCGGGCCGATCCACGCGCGCGTACCGCCGTCATCGCCTGGGCCGACTACACCGCCCCGGTGGGCGTGGGCGTCGAGGCCGCGATCGGCCGGCTCGCCGCGAACGGCGCGGTGCGGCTCGTCGACCTGACGACGGCGCTGCCGGGCGACTCGCGCGTCACCCTCTTCTGCCACAGTTACGGCTCCGTGCTGTGCGGGGTGGCCGCGGACCGGCTGCCCGCCCGGGTCACCGACGTGGTGGTGGCCGGCAGCCCCGGCATGCGGGCCGAGCGGGCCGAGGACCTGCGCACCCGGGCCCGGGTCTGGGCCATGCGGGACGCCGACGACTGGATCGCGGACGTGCCCCACCTGGAGCTCGGCGGGGTCGGGCACGGCACCGATCCGGTGGCCCCGGAGTTCGGCGCGCGGCTGCTCTCGGCGGCCGGTGCGGCCGGGCACACCGGCTATTTCGAGCCGGGTACGAGCAGCCTGGCGAACTTCGCCGCGCTGGGCGTCGGCGCGTACGGCGCGCTGACCTGCGCGAGCGCCGACAGCGCTTGTCTCGACGGAATCTTCGGCGGGACACCCGCCTGACGCGCGTAGATCACGGCGGATTTACGGTGGTTGCGAAGGGGCGACGTCGGGGCATACGCCGCATACGATGAGGCGTATGGGTGATGTGCTGGCCGGAATTCATGCCACCTGGGAGTTCGAGAACGACGCAGTCGTCATCCGCTTCGAACGGGGGATCCGCACGCCGAAGCTCCTCAACGCGCTGCGCGAGCGGCGCGTTCCGCACGAGGCGCTGGCTTCGGTGACGCTCGCCCCGGGCAAGCGGGGCACCGTCGTGCTGCACGCGCAGCCGCGGCCCGGCGCCGATCCGCTGATGGAGGCGGCGGCCGGGCAGCTGAAGGACGGCAGCGATCCGTACCGCCTCGTCCTGCCCGCCGAGCGGGAGACCCTCGCCGAGTACTACCGCGACGAGCTGCGCGCCGCGATCGCGCCGTACCGGGACCTGGGTCCGGCGGACGGCTTCCTGGTGGCGGCGCCCGAGGGGCCGCAGTCCTTCAAGGCGTACGACGGGAAGGCGAGCTTCGACGGGAAGGGCGAGATCGGCTTCCGCTGGTTCTGGACCGGGGCGTCCTCGGAGAAGTGGAAGGCCGGCGACCAGACCTTCCGGGTACGGGAGCTGAGCGGGGTCGAGTGGCGCTCGCCGGAGATCATGGACGGCTATCTGCGCCTGGTGCGCCGGGACGGCCACGACAGCCGCCCCGTGCAGCCCGACCACGACCCGGCCTCCGTCGTCTTCGGTCTCGGTTACGGGCCGGTGTACGAGTCCCTGCCCTTCGCCGCGTCCGTCCTGGCCGCGATCCGCGGCGCGTCCGAGCGGGAACGGGTGCCGGCGGTCGCGGCGCGGCCACGGGATCCGGCCGGGGTCGCAGAAAGGATCCGCCACCTCGGTGAGCTGCATCAGGCCGGGCTTGTGACGGACGAGGAGTTCTCCGCGAAGAAGGCGGAGCTGCTCGCGGAGCTGTAGTCGGGGAGCTGTGGTCGGGGAGCTGTGGTCGGGGAGCTGTGGTCGCGGGCAGCCTCCTGAAGGACCAGGTCGACGGCCCGCCGGCCCCGTCCTCGTACCCCGGTATGACCCCGCGCCCCGCACCCCGGTATGACGTACCGGCCCGGGCCCGCTGCCTACCCTGGGCGGGCCATGAAGGACGAAGAGAAGCGGCGACTGCCGCGCATGCCACGACCGACCGGAGCCGGGAACGAAGGCGGGACCGGGTCCGAAGCCGGGG from Streptomyces fradiae includes:
- a CDS encoding alpha/beta hydrolase; translated protein: MSSFDSSPTLTVWRMLLALAVVFVLLATTGWTTIRHQRTPGPTREEALAAWTHGRIGGRALPDPASPARTIAAFFAAVGPARGAALADTHPLVVGNLNGAPVTLRYRANRVSLARALDAERGRVDDPRLTADGRHEALRRVHRFTSLMRPGRQILAFDPTGTGRTAEVLGDLTRARRVSVIVPGVDTNLLTFQKTARRYSAPAGMAESLYAAERRADPRARTAVIAWADYTAPVGVGVEAAIGRLAANGAVRLVDLTTALPGDSRVTLFCHSYGSVLCGVAADRLPARVTDVVVAGSPGMRAERAEDLRTRARVWAMRDADDWIADVPHLELGGVGHGTDPVAPEFGARLLSAAGAAGHTGYFEPGTSSLANFAALGVGAYGALTCASADSACLDGIFGGTPA
- a CDS encoding DUF4429 domain-containing protein; the encoded protein is MGDVLAGIHATWEFENDAVVIRFERGIRTPKLLNALRERRVPHEALASVTLAPGKRGTVVLHAQPRPGADPLMEAAAGQLKDGSDPYRLVLPAERETLAEYYRDELRAAIAPYRDLGPADGFLVAAPEGPQSFKAYDGKASFDGKGEIGFRWFWTGASSEKWKAGDQTFRVRELSGVEWRSPEIMDGYLRLVRRDGHDSRPVQPDHDPASVVFGLGYGPVYESLPFAASVLAAIRGASERERVPAVAARPRDPAGVAERIRHLGELHQAGLVTDEEFSAKKAELLAEL